A window from Candidatus Omnitrophota bacterium encodes these proteins:
- a CDS encoding MotA/TolQ/ExbB proton channel family protein, producing MWDMIQKGGPVMWPIILCSIFAFAILLERAWHLYRAKIDTVDFMNKIANTLKRNKIMEAIEMCNNTPGPIAQIMKAGILKHDRPRNEIREAIEDAGIHEVPRLEKNLSALATIAHISPLLGLLGTVTGMVKCFQLIQEKSTSLNPINPGDLAGGIWEALITTVAGLIVAIPTYVAYNYLVSRVDNFVLEMEKAATELMNILTTRGDRYEV from the coding sequence ATGTGGGACATGATCCAAAAAGGCGGCCCGGTGATGTGGCCTATAATCCTTTGCTCCATATTCGCGTTCGCGATACTTTTGGAGAGGGCATGGCATCTCTACAGGGCAAAAATAGATACCGTAGATTTTATGAACAAAATCGCGAACACTTTAAAACGCAATAAGATTATGGAAGCGATAGAGATGTGCAATAATACTCCGGGCCCTATCGCCCAGATAATGAAAGCGGGCATTTTGAAGCACGACAGGCCTCGCAACGAAATAAGAGAGGCGATAGAAGATGCCGGTATTCATGAGGTGCCGAGGCTCGAAAAGAATCTGAGCGCGCTTGCTACCATAGCGCATATCTCGCCGCTTTTGGGGCTTTTGGGTACGGTTACCGGCATGGTCAAGTGTTTCCAGCTAATACAGGAGAAGTCCACGTCGCTAAATCCCATAAACCCAGGAGATTTAGCCGGCGGAATATGGGAAGCGCTTATTACTACCGTGGCCGGACTCATAGTGGCTATCCCGACATATGTTGCGTATAACTATCTGGTAAGCCGGGTGGACAATTTTGTGCTTGAAATGGAAAAGGCCGCAACCGAACTTATGAATATACTTACGACAAGGGGTGACAGGTATGAGGTTTAA